A genomic window from Astatotilapia calliptera chromosome 12, fAstCal1.2, whole genome shotgun sequence includes:
- the fgf5 gene encoding fibroblast growth factor 5, with protein MNVPLYLLTFAHLICTAAGAQHVSLERQLLEEGIRSGRRTCRLYCRVGIGFHLQIHPDGRVNGSHEPNQLSVLELFAVSQGVIGIKGVYSNRFLAMNKRGRLHATERFTDDCKFRERFQENSYNTYASVIHRNHRTGREWFVALNKRGKAKMGSSPRVKSQHVSTHFLPRVSMHDKGEQGFTITDRSKERRKTPLPPPPKPPAAKANIQAGTTPRHTQVKYWPKYRFG; from the exons ATGAATGTTCCTCTTTACCTTCTGACCTTCGCTCACTTGATTTGCACCGCTGCGGGAGCTCAGCACGTCTCTTTGGAGCGCCAACTTCTGGAGGAGGGGATCCGTTCGGGACGCAGGACTTGCAGACTCTACTGTAGGGTTGGCATCGGCTTCCATCTCCAGATTCATCCCGACGGTAGAGTCAACGGCAGCCATGAGCCCAACCAGCTGA GTGTCCTGGAGCTCTTTGCGGTTTCTCAGGGGGTCATCGGTATCAAAGGGGTCTACAGTAACAGATTCCTGGCCATGAATAAAAGAGGACGGCTGCACGCAACT GAACGGTTCACGGATGACTGTAAGTTCAGGGAACGTTTCCAGGAGAACAGCTACAACACTTATGCCTCAGTAATCCACAGGAACCACAGGACAGGTCGCGAGTGGTTTGTGGCCCTTAATAAGAGGGGGAAAGCTAAAATGGGCTCCAGCCCCCGGGTCAAATCCCAACATGTCTCTACCCACTTCTTGCCCAGGGTCAGCATGCACGATAAGGGCGAGCAAGGCTTCACCATCACAGACAGGAgcaaagagaggaggaaaaccCCACTCCCACCACCTCCAAAGCCACCCGCGGCAAAGGCAAACATCCAAGCAGGAACCACACCGAGGCATACGCAAGTCAAGTACTGGCCCAAGTACAGGTTTGGATAG